In Spinacia oleracea cultivar Varoflay chromosome 5, BTI_SOV_V1, whole genome shotgun sequence, a single window of DNA contains:
- the LOC110796044 gene encoding copper transport protein ATX1, with protein MSQTVVLKVAMSCSGCSGAVKRVLDKTEGVESYDINMEEQKVTVKCNLQPEAVLQIVSKTGKKTSFFEDAATAAAPAAPAEPETKSTETETKLTEEVAAP; from the exons ATGTCTCAG ACTGTTGTTCTCAAAGTTGCCATGTCATGCTCAGGTTGCTCAGGGGCGGTGAAGCGAGTTCTGGACAAAACGGAAG GGGTTGAATCATATGACATCAATATGGAGGAACAGAAGGTGACTGTTAAGTGCAATTTACAGCCAGAAGCTGTTCTGCAGATTGTTTCAAAaactggaaagaaaacctcCTTCTTTGAAGAcgcagcaacagcagcagcaccAGCAGCACCAGCTGAACCAGAAACGAAGTCCACAGAAACTGAAACAAAGCTAACCGAAGAAGTTGCTGCTCCTTGA